A single region of the Novipirellula aureliae genome encodes:
- a CDS encoding MutS family DNA mismatch repair protein encodes MNASNATPKTDVGDASEALHRYRQDLHRLESERAQLKSRDRQFGSARVVLFLLAIVFLVLGTDIGGMPPVWPIGWLMVIGFLIAVVLNEPVRERIESLRNERSVLRRLIARIERDWDRLSTDKMERKLAELDLSADQRDVASDLDLLGRASLFHLLSMTATTPGIRTLASWLTQPAIAEQAIRRREAIEALAPLRDERLRFYKLSRKVAESSGSPDRFTEWAIGEAWLEKRNWLSIWANLSVVLAVLFVLAIMGGALQLLSVDFVKIGLFGIVGLGVVNVLLTAVVLGPAHAIFSVAMSSRGAVAEYVELFHSAAWLPEEKPLEKDTVQPHKEGLATDIPRADSRLSQLRETLLTNDRAAVKGMQSLQKVASAGALRQSAATFLLYLPLQAFALWDVRVLRKLESWQAQYRDVVHDWFEALGEFESLMSIAALRDEYPNWAVPSWKANPKQNLPSGSVLEASALGHPLLGDSNRVTNDVSVGPSGTLLLVTGSNMSGKSTMLRSIGLNVALAGTGAPVCASAFALPSMELATSIRVSDNLSQGVSFYMAELHRLKQVVEHARRLSEKQDRVLLFLLDEILQGTNSRERQIAVVQVLRHLINLKAIGAISTHDLELADEPELNSIAHTVHFRETILKDKEGNDTMTFDYRMQQGVSPTTNALRLLEMVGL; translated from the coding sequence TTGAACGCCTCCAACGCAACACCCAAAACGGATGTCGGTGACGCCAGCGAAGCTCTGCATCGATATCGCCAAGATCTCCATCGCTTAGAGTCGGAGCGTGCTCAATTAAAATCGCGTGATCGCCAATTTGGTTCGGCGCGAGTGGTCTTGTTTCTGCTAGCAATCGTGTTCTTGGTGCTCGGCACGGATATCGGGGGGATGCCACCGGTTTGGCCCATTGGTTGGCTAATGGTCATCGGTTTCCTCATCGCGGTCGTCCTGAACGAACCTGTGCGTGAAAGGATCGAGTCCCTTCGTAACGAGCGATCGGTACTTCGACGTTTGATCGCACGGATCGAACGAGATTGGGATCGCTTGTCGACTGACAAAATGGAGCGAAAATTGGCCGAGCTTGATCTGTCGGCCGACCAACGCGATGTCGCCAGCGACTTGGATCTTCTCGGCCGAGCCTCGTTGTTTCATCTGTTGTCGATGACGGCAACCACGCCCGGCATCCGGACGCTAGCATCCTGGTTGACTCAGCCCGCGATTGCTGAGCAAGCGATACGCCGCCGCGAAGCAATCGAGGCGTTAGCTCCACTGCGTGACGAACGACTGCGGTTTTACAAGCTGTCTCGCAAAGTGGCCGAAAGCAGTGGTTCCCCCGATCGCTTTACCGAGTGGGCGATAGGCGAAGCCTGGCTCGAAAAACGCAACTGGCTATCCATTTGGGCCAACCTATCCGTCGTCCTCGCGGTTCTCTTTGTCTTGGCAATCATGGGCGGTGCTTTACAGCTTCTATCCGTTGATTTCGTCAAGATCGGTTTGTTCGGTATCGTGGGACTGGGCGTCGTCAATGTCCTGTTGACCGCCGTGGTGCTCGGTCCTGCTCATGCGATCTTTTCAGTCGCAATGTCGAGCCGAGGTGCCGTTGCCGAATACGTCGAATTGTTTCATTCGGCCGCTTGGTTGCCAGAAGAAAAGCCGCTTGAAAAAGACACCGTTCAACCTCACAAGGAAGGCCTCGCAACCGACATTCCGCGCGCTGATTCGCGACTGAGCCAGCTTCGTGAAACGTTGTTGACCAATGACCGAGCCGCGGTCAAGGGGATGCAGTCACTGCAGAAGGTTGCATCGGCAGGAGCACTTCGCCAATCTGCTGCAACGTTCCTGTTGTACCTGCCGCTGCAAGCGTTTGCTCTTTGGGACGTCAGGGTTTTACGTAAGCTCGAAAGTTGGCAAGCTCAGTATCGTGATGTGGTCCATGATTGGTTCGAAGCCCTCGGTGAATTTGAATCGTTGATGTCGATTGCCGCTTTGCGCGATGAGTACCCGAATTGGGCAGTGCCAAGTTGGAAAGCGAATCCTAAACAGAATTTGCCGTCTGGCTCGGTGCTAGAAGCTAGCGCGTTGGGGCATCCGCTTCTAGGCGATTCCAACCGGGTTACCAATGACGTTTCAGTGGGGCCATCGGGAACGTTATTGCTGGTCACCGGCAGTAACATGTCGGGCAAAAGCACGATGCTTAGAAGCATTGGCTTGAACGTAGCCTTGGCTGGCACCGGTGCACCGGTTTGTGCGTCCGCGTTTGCTTTGCCATCGATGGAGTTGGCCACCAGTATCCGGGTTAGCGACAATCTGAGTCAGGGCGTTTCCTTTTACATGGCGGAACTGCATCGACTAAAGCAAGTCGTCGAACACGCTCGCAGGTTGTCCGAAAAACAAGATCGAGTCTTACTGTTTTTACTCGATGAGATTTTACAAGGAACCAACAGCCGAGAACGACAAATAGCCGTCGTACAGGTTCTGCGTCATTTAATCAACCTAAAGGCGATCGGCGCGATCAGCACTCACGACTTGGAATTGGCCGATGAGCCGGAACTCAATTCGA
- a CDS encoding EamA family transporter — translation MTWIELSAISALLLGFYDVAKKVAVRQNAVPIVLLVSVTVGASLWLPFVVWSAASPETLPHRLLRVDTLTWAEHGLLMVKGMLVGTSWTLAFFALKRLPISIASPIRSTSPVWTIAIASLFLGERPNAVQWIGIVIVFVAFWLFSAVGLREGVSFRRDRGVAMMIGATILGALSSIYDKYLLQSIELSPTTVQAWFSIYLVPVTLPMAIWWRLTKREKPVFQWRSAIFAISPLLLAADMVYFTALADPDALVSIVSVVRRCSVVVSFLFGIQALKEANFRPKLVCIVAILCGVAVLAIAR, via the coding sequence ATGACTTGGATTGAGCTCTCGGCAATCTCGGCACTGCTTCTCGGTTTCTACGACGTTGCCAAAAAAGTAGCCGTCCGACAAAACGCGGTGCCGATCGTATTGCTGGTTAGCGTGACGGTCGGTGCTAGTCTATGGCTTCCGTTTGTCGTTTGGTCTGCAGCTTCGCCCGAGACCCTACCGCATCGACTACTTCGTGTCGACACGTTGACTTGGGCCGAACACGGGCTGCTGATGGTAAAAGGAATGCTCGTTGGTACTTCGTGGACGTTGGCATTTTTTGCACTCAAGCGGTTGCCGATTTCGATCGCTTCACCGATCCGTTCTACGAGTCCCGTTTGGACGATCGCGATTGCGTCGCTTTTCCTAGGAGAGCGTCCGAATGCGGTTCAGTGGATTGGGATTGTCATTGTTTTCGTTGCCTTTTGGTTGTTTTCCGCGGTTGGACTTCGCGAAGGAGTTTCGTTTCGACGTGATCGTGGCGTTGCAATGATGATCGGCGCCACGATTCTAGGCGCACTGAGTTCAATCTATGACAAATACTTATTGCAATCGATCGAATTATCGCCGACGACCGTCCAAGCGTGGTTTTCGATCTATTTGGTGCCGGTCACGCTGCCGATGGCGATTTGGTGGCGTTTGACAAAGAGAGAAAAACCGGTATTTCAATGGCGCTCGGCCATATTTGCCATTAGCCCGCTATTGTTGGCCGCCGACATGGTCTACTTCACCGCTTTGGCCGACCCTGACGCATTGGTGTCGATTGTCTCCGTCGTTCGGCGTTGCAGCGTGGTGGTTTCCTTTTTGTTCGGTATTCAAGCACTCAAAGAAGCGAATTTTCGGCCAAAACTAGTCTGCATCGTCGCGATCCTCTGCGGCGTCGCCGTTTTGGCAATCGCCCGATAA
- a CDS encoding alpha/beta hydrolase family protein — MTSKLLYWNRRSYRVKFPGGTGEDLAGIIDRPDTSDAVPVVILSHCFTCSKDLKAIVQISRGLSERGVAVLRYDMTGLGGSRGDFSQTNFRTNLSDLRSAIRFASNELGAVTTLFGHSLGGAASMAIAGSAPSNEDETAAFDLQTHRSLASLVSLASPSDTWHMADRLDRMNRAIERVGVGDVTIGGQSWTIRRQMLDDYRQYDLASDISRIAVPTLLFHSPSDDIVGFDHSLRIMGLINQAPEERVETDDRAICSLMVLPGADHLLTTDRKDLDFVIATTAAFVHRTHDLD; from the coding sequence TTGACATCAAAATTACTCTATTGGAATCGCCGTTCTTACCGCGTCAAATTTCCTGGTGGTACAGGAGAGGACCTGGCTGGAATTATCGATCGACCCGATACGTCCGACGCAGTGCCGGTCGTGATCCTCAGCCACTGCTTCACCTGCAGCAAGGACTTGAAGGCGATCGTTCAAATATCACGAGGTCTATCCGAGCGTGGTGTTGCGGTCCTGCGGTACGACATGACCGGACTGGGTGGCAGTCGAGGTGATTTTTCCCAAACCAATTTCCGCACCAATTTGTCAGACTTGAGATCGGCCATCCGCTTTGCGTCGAATGAGCTTGGTGCGGTGACGACGCTCTTCGGACATAGTCTTGGTGGCGCGGCGTCGATGGCGATCGCAGGCTCGGCACCCTCCAATGAAGATGAAACCGCCGCGTTTGACTTACAAACTCACCGCAGCCTCGCTAGCCTCGTTTCACTTGCCTCCCCTAGTGACACGTGGCATATGGCGGATCGACTCGATCGCATGAACCGTGCAATTGAGCGAGTCGGGGTTGGCGATGTCACGATCGGTGGCCAAAGCTGGACGATCCGAAGACAAATGCTCGACGATTATCGCCAATATGACCTGGCTAGCGATATCTCTCGGATCGCAGTGCCGACACTCTTGTTTCACTCCCCATCAGACGATATCGTTGGTTTCGACCATTCGCTGAGAATCATGGGGCTGATCAATCAAGCACCTGAAGAACGAGTCGAAACCGATGACCGAGCAATCTGTAGCTTGATGGTGTTGCCCGGTGCCGATCACTTATTGACAACGGACCGCAAGGACTTAGATTTCGTGATCGCTACCACTGCCGCCTTTGTGCATCGAACGCATGACTTGGATTGA
- the floA gene encoding flotillin-like protein FloA (flotillin-like protein involved in membrane lipid rafts), with protein sequence MLTLAAVLLVLFLLAILGFFFVRYGKLWFQAYMSVADVKLISLIRMHFTKVNPQVIVQAKVMCAQAGLNIDRQDGISTRRLEAHYLAGGNVMNVIHAIIAAHRAEIPLDFDQASAIDLAGRDVLDAVQTSVYPKVIDCPDPGRSGKTTLSAITKNGIELRVRARVTVRTNIEQLIGGATEDTVIARVGEAIISSIGSAADHFKVLENPDMITRVVLSRGLDAQTAFEIVSIDIADIDVGENIGARLQSDQAEADTRVARAKAERRRAEAIAEEQQMKAKVADNRSQLVLAEAKVPMAMAEAFRAGRITAPSH encoded by the coding sequence ATGCTGACCTTGGCGGCGGTTCTGCTCGTCTTGTTCTTGTTGGCGATTCTGGGGTTCTTTTTTGTCCGCTACGGTAAACTTTGGTTCCAAGCTTACATGTCGGTCGCCGATGTCAAGCTGATCAGCTTGATTCGGATGCATTTCACCAAAGTCAATCCACAGGTGATCGTCCAAGCTAAAGTCATGTGTGCTCAAGCGGGACTAAACATCGACCGCCAGGACGGGATCAGCACCCGTCGCTTGGAAGCTCATTACTTGGCGGGTGGCAATGTGATGAACGTCATTCACGCTATCATTGCTGCTCATCGAGCGGAGATTCCGCTCGACTTTGACCAAGCCTCCGCGATCGATTTGGCTGGGCGTGATGTACTCGATGCGGTGCAAACAAGTGTTTACCCGAAGGTCATCGATTGTCCCGATCCGGGCCGCAGCGGAAAGACCACGCTAAGCGCGATCACGAAGAACGGAATCGAACTTCGCGTGCGTGCTCGAGTCACCGTGCGAACGAACATTGAACAATTGATTGGTGGAGCGACCGAGGATACGGTCATCGCGCGAGTCGGCGAAGCGATCATTAGTTCGATCGGATCGGCAGCGGATCATTTTAAGGTGCTGGAAAATCCTGACATGATCACTCGAGTGGTTTTGTCGCGAGGGCTTGATGCTCAAACGGCGTTTGAAATCGTATCGATCGATATCGCGGATATTGATGTTGGTGAGAATATTGGCGCACGCTTGCAAAGCGATCAGGCCGAAGCGGATACTCGTGTTGCTCGTGCAAAAGCGGAACGCCGACGAGCCGAGGCGATTGCCGAAGAGCAGCAAATGAAAGCCAAGGTTGCCGACAATCGCTCGCAGCTTGTGTTAGCCGAAGCGAAGGTGCCGATGGCGATGGCCGAAGCATTCCGAGCAGGGCGGATTACCGCCCCGAGTCACTAG
- a CDS encoding YihY/virulence factor BrkB family protein, with protein MRKLYQYIVDSIRRPREELSRRQHQLRYAWDITIHCWRQLIRHRAEGMAAELTYRTIFSLIPLVVLGLVMFRIVGGLDDVQQKVEDSLYSFFGVPEIPQVYTSPESEDAIEGAVLTPMDGDLPSDLTSTDPMLDERETSMADESSRSEGAAEEAKSRAVARAGIRRALHEATTKVASLDFASIGVVGLLLFIYAAIALADSAESIFNLIFEASTTRPLHLRVAIHWSIITLGSGLLAVSLYMSGQAVEWFASIGVGSDARVLLSHLLSVVASWVLLFLLYALMPNTNVSVRAAAIGALVGAVLWEAAKFGFQIYVLRALPYSALYGSLGLIPLFLFWVYITWWIFLFGSILTHTLQSLRGRRPQTQNWNERGRLQGDPDWMLPIMVEVSDAFKRGKSIDIQELADQLGLSSSVVHEMGDKLIEAGLLRRVSMGVGQNDALTLARPAERITIQEVLKLAHQSRPTNNHPAWQALADLKKAERDSAGDKTLATIELGNATS; from the coding sequence ATGCGAAAACTTTACCAATACATTGTGGACTCCATCCGACGTCCGCGTGAGGAGCTATCACGTCGCCAGCATCAACTGCGTTACGCTTGGGACATCACCATCCACTGTTGGCGACAATTGATTCGCCACCGCGCCGAAGGAATGGCAGCGGAATTGACCTACCGAACGATCTTTTCGCTGATCCCGTTGGTCGTTCTCGGTCTCGTCATGTTTCGGATTGTCGGCGGACTGGATGACGTTCAGCAGAAAGTCGAAGATTCGCTCTATTCCTTCTTTGGCGTTCCTGAGATTCCACAGGTCTACACTTCGCCTGAGAGCGAGGACGCGATCGAGGGTGCTGTCTTGACGCCGATGGACGGTGACCTGCCATCGGATCTCACGTCAACCGATCCCATGCTTGATGAGAGGGAAACAAGCATGGCAGATGAAAGCAGCCGATCGGAGGGCGCCGCCGAAGAGGCGAAATCAAGAGCTGTTGCCCGAGCGGGCATCCGCCGGGCGCTGCACGAAGCGACGACCAAGGTTGCTTCCTTGGACTTTGCTTCGATTGGTGTCGTTGGCCTTTTGCTGTTTATCTATGCCGCCATCGCGCTTGCTGATTCCGCCGAATCGATTTTCAATCTGATCTTTGAAGCATCGACCACTCGCCCACTGCACCTTCGCGTTGCCATTCATTGGTCGATTATCACCCTCGGCAGTGGTTTGTTAGCGGTCAGTTTGTATATGTCGGGGCAAGCGGTCGAGTGGTTTGCGTCGATCGGTGTCGGTTCCGATGCGCGTGTGCTATTGAGTCATTTGTTGTCGGTGGTCGCCAGTTGGGTGTTATTGTTTTTGCTTTACGCATTGATGCCCAACACGAACGTATCGGTTCGCGCGGCGGCGATTGGTGCATTGGTCGGTGCGGTTTTGTGGGAAGCCGCAAAGTTTGGCTTTCAAATTTACGTCTTACGTGCATTGCCTTATTCAGCGTTGTACGGATCGCTCGGCTTGATTCCTCTATTTCTGTTTTGGGTCTACATCACTTGGTGGATCTTTTTGTTTGGGTCGATTTTGACTCATACATTGCAATCGCTTCGCGGTCGGCGTCCGCAAACCCAAAACTGGAACGAACGGGGACGACTGCAGGGGGATCCCGATTGGATGCTGCCAATAATGGTCGAGGTGTCCGATGCTTTCAAGCGAGGCAAATCGATCGACATTCAAGAATTGGCAGATCAATTGGGGCTCTCGAGCAGCGTCGTTCACGAGATGGGCGACAAGCTAATCGAAGCGGGTCTGCTCCGCCGCGTGTCGATGGGAGTGGGCCAAAACGACGCGTTAACGCTTGCTCGTCCAGCGGAAAGAATCACGATTCAAGAAGTCCTGAAACTTGCGCACCAATCGCGTCCGACCAACAATCATCCGGCGTGGCAGGCATTGGCAGACCTGAAAAAAGCAGAACGCGACTCGGCTGGAGACAAAACGCTGGCGACCATCGAACTGGGCAACGCCACTTCGTAG
- a CDS encoding polyribonucleotide nucleotidyltransferase, with translation MTVNKIRVEKQIGRSVLSFETGQLAKQSAGCVLVQYGETTVLVATATSDPRPGLDFFPLTCDYRERLAAAGKFPGGFLKREGRPSTKETLSARLMDRPIRPLFPAGFKDEVQVQAFVMASDMQNDGDVLAMNGAGAALHISTMPFHGPVASVRVGKVDGKLIAFPTFEDLEESELDMIVSGSRDKVAMIEGFADEMAEDDMIEAIHFAHETIREIIALQDELYEKVQPQKAEYVAPEDDGLMQRLNDAYYDEFRAAQQTPGKQDRADAVKALRNRAMNDVIPDPKADGAIDVNRFKSVWHDLEEKVVRDLILAGTRPDGRDCNSLRSIYCETDLLPRVHGSALFQRGETQALITVTLGTARDEQRVDGLQEEYSKKFMLDYNFPSFSVGECRPIRGPGRREIGHGCLAERSVAPVLPAAEDFPYTIRVISDILESNGSSSMASVCGATLGLMAAGVPISNPVAGISIGLVQDAHSDNFTLLTDILGTEDHFGDMDFKIAGTQNGITGIQLDLKVTGISDEVIRATLKQSREARIEILRKMLTTIQRPRRETAPSAPRLLRTKIAPDKIGALIGPGGKNIRGIQETTGCVIEVDDDGTVLVAGTNKEAAAEAMRQVEACTATVQIGKIYDGVVSSIKDFGAFVEILPGRDGLCHISELSSGYISSIDKVVNVGDPMKVLVIDVDEHDRVKLSRRRALEELGVEDEMASETEGDGGGDGDGGDGEDRPRRRRGGSSGGGRGRSGGGARGNGGGGRYRD, from the coding sequence ACGCAGTGTGTTATCGTTCGAAACGGGCCAATTGGCCAAGCAATCGGCTGGCTGTGTACTGGTCCAATATGGTGAGACCACGGTGCTTGTTGCGACGGCAACGAGTGACCCACGACCGGGTCTCGACTTCTTTCCGTTGACATGTGACTACCGTGAGCGATTGGCGGCAGCTGGCAAATTCCCAGGCGGATTCCTCAAGCGAGAAGGCCGTCCAAGCACCAAGGAAACCCTTAGCGCCCGGTTGATGGATCGCCCGATCCGCCCTCTGTTCCCAGCAGGCTTCAAAGACGAGGTCCAAGTGCAAGCGTTCGTGATGGCGAGCGACATGCAGAATGACGGAGATGTCTTGGCGATGAACGGCGCCGGTGCTGCATTGCACATCAGCACGATGCCGTTCCACGGCCCCGTCGCTTCGGTGCGAGTTGGCAAGGTTGATGGCAAGCTAATTGCTTTCCCAACCTTCGAAGACTTGGAAGAGAGCGAGCTGGACATGATCGTCAGCGGCTCACGAGACAAGGTTGCCATGATCGAAGGTTTCGCCGACGAAATGGCGGAAGACGACATGATCGAAGCGATCCATTTCGCCCATGAGACGATCCGTGAAATCATCGCTTTGCAAGATGAGCTTTACGAAAAGGTTCAACCACAAAAAGCCGAATACGTTGCCCCCGAGGACGACGGTTTGATGCAGCGTCTTAACGACGCCTACTACGATGAATTTCGTGCCGCCCAACAAACCCCAGGGAAACAAGACCGCGCGGATGCGGTCAAGGCACTTCGCAATCGCGCCATGAATGACGTGATTCCTGATCCAAAAGCCGACGGGGCAATCGATGTCAATCGCTTCAAGTCGGTGTGGCACGACTTGGAAGAAAAAGTCGTTCGCGATCTGATCCTTGCTGGCACTCGTCCTGATGGCCGTGATTGCAACAGCCTGCGTTCGATCTACTGCGAAACCGACCTCTTGCCACGGGTTCACGGTTCGGCATTGTTCCAACGCGGCGAAACTCAAGCATTGATTACGGTCACGCTAGGGACTGCCCGCGATGAACAACGTGTCGATGGATTGCAGGAAGAGTACAGCAAAAAATTCATGCTCGACTACAACTTCCCTTCGTTTTCGGTTGGCGAATGCCGCCCAATCCGTGGCCCTGGACGCCGCGAAATTGGCCATGGCTGCTTGGCCGAACGAAGCGTTGCACCCGTCTTGCCTGCTGCAGAGGATTTTCCTTACACGATCCGCGTGATCAGCGATATCCTGGAGTCGAACGGATCGAGCTCAATGGCTTCGGTATGTGGAGCAACGCTGGGCTTGATGGCGGCAGGCGTTCCGATCAGCAACCCGGTGGCCGGTATTTCGATCGGCTTGGTCCAAGACGCTCATTCGGACAACTTCACTCTTTTGACCGATATTCTTGGAACGGAAGATCACTTCGGTGACATGGACTTCAAGATTGCGGGAACCCAAAATGGAATCACCGGTATCCAATTGGATTTGAAGGTGACAGGCATTAGCGACGAAGTGATTCGCGCAACCCTCAAGCAATCGCGTGAAGCTCGTATTGAGATCTTGCGAAAGATGTTGACGACCATCCAACGTCCACGTCGCGAAACGGCTCCAAGCGCTCCACGCTTGCTCCGTACCAAGATTGCACCCGACAAGATCGGAGCACTCATCGGTCCTGGCGGAAAGAACATCCGCGGCATCCAAGAAACCACCGGCTGCGTGATCGAAGTTGACGATGACGGTACCGTCTTGGTCGCTGGCACGAACAAGGAAGCCGCTGCCGAAGCAATGCGTCAAGTCGAGGCTTGCACGGCGACCGTTCAGATCGGCAAGATCTATGACGGAGTCGTCAGCAGCATTAAAGATTTTGGTGCGTTTGTCGAAATTCTGCCTGGACGTGACGGATTGTGCCACATCAGCGAATTGAGCAGCGGTTACATCAGCAGCATCGACAAGGTCGTTAATGTCGGCGATCCGATGAAGGTTTTGGTCATCGACGTGGACGAGCACGACCGCGTGAAGCTAAGTCGACGCCGAGCGTTGGAAGAGCTTGGCGTGGAAGATGAAATGGCATCGGAAACCGAAGGTGATGGAGGCGGCGATGGCGACGGTGGCGATGGCGAAGATCGTCCGCGCAGGCGTCGAGGCGGAAGCAGTGGCGGCGGCCGTGGCCGCAGCGGCGGCGGTGCCCGCGGAAACGGCGGTGGCGGACGCTACCGCGACTAA